The window GCTTGCAAGTAGCACGGTTATGCCCCATACCCTTGCAACGGCTACAGTACCTTTTACGTATCTTCTTCATCTGCACATGCAACACACACATGTTTACTATACATAGACACGTTCATCACACCAAGCAATGTTCACAATACCTACCAGGACTTCACCACGGGAGAAGAACCTCTTCTTTCTTGGTCTGCCGGGAGGACGACGAGTTGCTGGCGGATTCAGAGTAAGGGCAGATACCTCACTAGCGATCATAGCGGTGTTGTCAAGCTCAATCGGCGGCAATATATTGCTTACATACGCCCCCTTCAAATACTTCATTGTGTAGACCTCATCCACAAGACCTTCTACACTAATGTTTGCTTTCAAGGCAGCCGCAATGGCATGAGAACATGGTATACTCAGGCTTTGGAATTCAAAGCATGAGCACGACTTGTCTGCCAAATTGACTACAAATAAAGCTCCTTTCAGATCCTGCACCTCATATTCATTGACATCAACCTTCCTTACATTATACCCCCCACAGATCTCAAAGTTCGCAGCAAGAATACTGTTAACCTTGGGTGTCAACCCAGTGTCAACGTCCTGGATCGAGTCACGTCGTGTCGTAAACCAGCTCATCAGCTTAGTCCGAATGAACTCAACCAACGGCACGATCGGATACTCACGCGCGTCACGAAGCACAGAATTCCAAGACTCCGCAAGGTTGCTCGTCATGATGTTGTATCGCCTGCCGGGGAAATGAGATCTTGTCCAATGTTCAAGCCCTATATCAATCAGGTAGTCAGCACACGCTTGATTGATAGAACTAATTTCGGCGAATGTTTCATAAAACATGCCCATCCTAAACGCCCTAGCTGCCTTTGAAACAAGATATCCAAGCTGCCTCTGCCTGAAGTTGGTCCGAATGTTTCTCTTTAGGTGGACGATGCATGCACAATGGCCAGCGTTTGGATACACCTACCAAAGAAACAAGAACATCTTAAAGAGTATAATAACCGGCCAAGTAGGTATATATCCATATTTTCACTTAAAACGGATGCGGCTATTAGTTTTATTAGCCGATCAATTTATCCGGAAATACCTTGCTTAGTCCTTGATAGATAGACGCGTGTCTGTCGGAAACAAACACAACACCGCTCTGATTAGGAACGAACGTCGATAATTTCTCGAAAAACCACTCCCACGACTTGTCGTTTTCTCCATCAACCACAGCAAAGGCCAAGGGATAGATTTGATAGTTCCCATCCTGAGCAGAAGCGGTTAACAGACAGCCTGCATACTTTCCTCTTAGATGC is drawn from Brassica rapa cultivar Chiifu-401-42 chromosome A05, CAAS_Brap_v3.01, whole genome shotgun sequence and contains these coding sequences:
- the LOC117134400 gene encoding uncharacterized protein LOC117134400, encoding MLRPGIADIGFLFLTSEGCVGSSDKDLYVGKTFKNRDEFKQHMALYAIKQKFVYRCARSSPSVMVLECSGVSCMWRVYAVLVKGSSLYEIRKLRGGHSCSVDERAGYQRQATYSVIGEMLKQQFTGTGVGPRPGEIRQVMRGDHAVNISYWKAWRSREAAVEFAKGSCGASYQSLPNYLQRLIEANPGTLAHLDTEYVEGVGRRFKYMFIAMGASVKGFEFMRKVVVIDGTHLRGKYAGCLLTASAQDGNYQIYPLAFAVVDGENDKSWEWFFEKLSTFVPNQSGVVFVSDRHASIYQGLSKVYPNAGHCACIVHLKRNIRTNFRQRQLGYLVSKAARAFRMGMFYETFAEISSINQACADYLIDIGLEHWTRSHFPGRRYNIMTSNLAESWNSVLRDAREYPIVPLVEFIRTKLMSWFTTRRDSIQDVDTGLTPKVNSILAANFEICGGYNVRKVDVNEYEVQDLKGALFVVNLADKSCSCFEFQSLSIPCSHAIAAALKANISVEGLVDEVYTMKYLKGAYVSNILPPIELDNTAMIASEVSALTLNPPATRRPPGRPRKKRFFSRGEVLMKKIRKRYCSRCKGMGHNRATCKQAI